One stretch of Pseudomonas fluorescens Q2-87 DNA includes these proteins:
- a CDS encoding lysine N(6)-hydroxylase/L-ornithine N(5)-oxygenase family protein has translation MTQAIASPIVHDLIGIGFGPSNLALAIALQERAPVQGELDVLFLDKQADYRWHGNTLVTQSELQISFLKDLVTLRNPTSPYSFVNYLKHHGRLVDFINLGTFYPCRMEYNDYLRWVAAQFAEQSRYGEDVLRIEPLLHNQQVEALRVISRNQQGEEFVRTARSVVVSAGGTPRIPEAFKAFKQDGRVFHHSQYLERMATQPCVSGQPMKIAIVGGGQSAAEAFIDLNDSFPSVQVDMILRGSALKPADDSPFVNEVFSPEFTDLVFQQPHSERERLVNEYHNTNYSVVDIDLIERIYGIFYRQKVSGVARHAFLTLTTIEQATATDTGIELTVRNNATGELTVRCYDAVVLATGYERQMHRTLLEPLAQYLGDFEVDRNYKLITDERCKAAIYMQGFCQASHGLSDTLLSILPVRADEIAGSLYEHGKNRGQARPVRDLLLAAV, from the coding sequence GCTGTTCCTCGACAAGCAGGCCGACTACCGCTGGCACGGCAACACCCTGGTGACCCAAAGCGAGTTGCAGATTTCCTTCCTCAAGGACCTGGTGACCCTGCGCAACCCCACCAGCCCGTATTCGTTCGTCAATTACCTCAAGCACCATGGCCGGCTGGTGGACTTCATCAACCTCGGCACCTTCTACCCGTGCCGCATGGAGTACAACGATTACCTGCGCTGGGTCGCCGCGCAGTTCGCCGAACAGAGCCGCTACGGTGAAGACGTGCTGCGCATCGAACCGCTGCTGCACAACCAGCAGGTGGAAGCCTTGCGGGTGATTTCCCGCAACCAGCAAGGCGAAGAGTTCGTGCGTACCGCCCGTTCGGTGGTGGTCAGTGCTGGCGGTACGCCGCGCATTCCCGAGGCGTTCAAGGCCTTCAAGCAGGATGGCCGGGTGTTCCACCATTCCCAGTACCTGGAGCGCATGGCGACCCAGCCGTGCGTGAGCGGCCAGCCGATGAAGATCGCGATCGTCGGTGGCGGACAGAGCGCGGCGGAAGCCTTCATCGATCTCAACGACAGCTTCCCTTCGGTGCAGGTCGACATGATCCTGCGCGGCTCGGCCCTCAAGCCGGCGGACGACAGCCCGTTCGTCAATGAAGTGTTCTCCCCGGAATTCACCGACCTGGTGTTCCAGCAACCCCACAGCGAGCGCGAGCGGCTGGTCAACGAGTACCACAACACCAATTATTCGGTGGTGGACATCGACCTGATCGAACGCATCTACGGGATTTTCTATCGCCAGAAAGTCTCGGGCGTGGCCCGTCATGCGTTTCTTACCCTGACCACGATCGAGCAAGCCACGGCCACCGATACCGGCATTGAGCTGACGGTGCGCAACAACGCCACCGGCGAGCTGACCGTGCGTTGCTACGATGCCGTGGTGCTGGCCACCGGTTATGAGCGTCAAATGCACCGCACGTTGTTGGAGCCGCTGGCGCAATACCTCGGGGACTTCGAGGTGGACCGCAACTACAAGCTGATCACTGACGAGCGCTGCAAGGCGGCGATCTACATGCAGGGCTTCTGCCAGGCGAGCCATGGCTTGAGTGACACCTTGCTGTCGATCCTGCCGGTGCGTGCCGATGAAATTGCCGGTTCGCTCTATGAGCACGGGAAAAATCGCGGTCAGGCGCGTCCGGTACGCGATCTGTTACTCGCTGCCGTGTAG
- a CDS encoding transporter substrate-binding domain-containing protein: MMLLLRAGLAALLLGTLSVAPGVGAAPESLQVLGRSDVSDYSVSLGEADRIWLKQKGRLLLGASAPDYVPFSITGNGRDYEGLTADYAQLLGQLLQITVQVQRYPSRAESLQALRSGEIDLLGTANGFEASDPDLAMSQAYADDLPTLVARIDDSQDLPPDLAGKRVAMLYHYLPPDTVEAFYPQASLRLYPSTLSAIGAVAFGQADVYLGDSISANYLISKNYLNNVQLADFSRMEVQPFAFALARDNARLLRIVNAALQAIPASERMSILRRWSAGGASMPGQQALHFSVNEQRWLDAHPRIKVAIHESFLPLTFIDEQGHLRGISADVLARISLRTGLKFDIQRSNSVPDLIAQIKSGKADVLAAITTSTELGDDQALRFTRPYLTNPYVLVTSLKAKALTLDQMDGKRLALVRGNVLHEYLLEAFPRVNLVPAENVPDAMAMLAAGTVDGAINSLISARYMISRQYRDKLQITSTVGTLPARIALATNPDALELHSILDKALLSISPEEMDELTNRWRSEVVVDDSYWLRNRTTIVQGFSIAALLLLVTLGWVFYLRRLLEQLRLAKESADDANRAKTTFVATMSHEIRTPMNAVIGMLELAMKKADQGVVDRFAIEVASGAARGMLDLIGDILDIARIESGKLSLAPQRANLYELIESVARIFEGLARQKHLRLQRDLDPAINCEVLIDPLRFKQIVSNLLSNAIKFTDQGAVRLSVRGEPSLDGGHLGIDVRVEDTGCGISPEDQRRLFSPFAQVGPNPQSARSGSGLGLVISRTLCEMMGGTLVLNSVPGQGTQVEIRLNLPLLDARAPAPPAQIEALLPGRALSILVVDDYPANRLLLSQQLSYLGHRVREAENGVQGLHAWRSEPFDVVITDCNMPLMSGYELARAIREEESASSLPPVVILGFTANAQPEEKDRCAEAGMDDCLFKPIGLKELNERLASIKPAFIDDIDLTSLEQLTGGDTASVNQLLQALINSNADDAARLLRLSGQRDLLGLSDLAHRIKGGARLINAHALIAACEALESVCRGGDGALLVRAVEDLRQAMDQLAERLNTHLVTEPVPGPTSGDRSA, encoded by the coding sequence ATGATGCTGCTTCTACGCGCAGGCCTGGCGGCGCTGTTGCTGGGCACATTGAGTGTGGCGCCGGGGGTTGGCGCGGCACCCGAGTCGCTGCAGGTGCTCGGGCGATCCGATGTGAGCGACTATTCGGTGTCCCTGGGCGAAGCCGACAGGATCTGGCTCAAACAAAAAGGCCGGTTGTTGCTGGGCGCCTCGGCGCCGGACTACGTGCCCTTCAGCATCACCGGCAATGGCCGCGATTATGAAGGCCTGACCGCCGACTACGCGCAACTGCTGGGGCAGCTCCTTCAGATTACGGTGCAGGTCCAGCGCTATCCATCCCGTGCCGAATCGCTCCAGGCCCTGCGCAGCGGCGAAATCGACCTGCTTGGCACCGCCAACGGCTTTGAAGCCAGCGATCCGGACCTGGCGATGTCCCAAGCTTACGCGGATGACCTGCCGACCCTGGTGGCGCGCATCGACGACAGCCAGGATCTACCCCCGGACCTCGCGGGCAAGCGTGTGGCGATGCTGTATCACTACTTGCCGCCGGACACGGTCGAGGCTTTCTACCCACAGGCGTCTTTGCGGCTGTACCCCTCGACCTTGAGCGCCATCGGCGCCGTGGCGTTCGGTCAGGCCGACGTCTATCTGGGGGATTCGATCAGCGCCAACTACCTGATCAGCAAGAATTACCTGAACAATGTCCAGCTGGCGGACTTCTCGCGCATGGAAGTGCAGCCGTTTGCCTTTGCACTCGCTCGCGACAATGCGCGCTTGTTGCGCATCGTCAACGCGGCGCTGCAAGCCATTCCCGCCAGTGAGCGCATGAGCATCCTGCGCCGTTGGAGCGCCGGCGGCGCGAGCATGCCGGGCCAGCAAGCGTTGCATTTCAGTGTCAACGAGCAACGCTGGCTGGATGCCCATCCGCGAATCAAGGTGGCCATCCACGAAAGTTTCCTGCCGCTGACATTCATCGACGAACAAGGCCATTTACGCGGTATCAGCGCCGATGTGCTGGCGAGGATCAGTTTGCGCACCGGATTGAAATTCGATATCCAGCGCAGTAACTCGGTCCCCGACCTCATCGCGCAGATCAAGAGCGGCAAGGCCGACGTGCTCGCGGCCATCACTACCAGTACCGAGCTTGGGGATGACCAGGCGTTGCGCTTCACCCGGCCGTACCTGACCAACCCCTACGTGCTGGTGACATCGCTCAAGGCCAAGGCCCTGACATTGGACCAGATGGACGGCAAGCGGCTGGCACTGGTGCGGGGCAATGTCTTGCATGAATACCTGCTGGAAGCGTTTCCCCGGGTGAACCTCGTCCCCGCCGAAAACGTGCCGGACGCCATGGCTATGCTCGCCGCGGGCACGGTGGACGGCGCGATCAATTCATTGATCAGCGCCCGCTACATGATCTCCCGCCAATACCGCGACAAGCTGCAGATCACCAGCACCGTCGGTACGTTGCCTGCGCGCATTGCCCTGGCGACCAATCCGGATGCGTTGGAACTGCATTCGATCCTGGACAAGGCATTGCTGAGCATATCTCCCGAGGAAATGGACGAACTGACCAACCGCTGGCGCAGTGAAGTGGTCGTCGATGACAGCTACTGGCTGCGCAACCGCACGACCATTGTCCAAGGTTTCTCCATTGCCGCGCTGTTGTTGCTGGTGACGTTGGGATGGGTCTTTTACCTGCGCCGCCTGCTGGAGCAATTACGCCTGGCCAAGGAGAGCGCCGACGACGCCAATCGGGCCAAGACCACTTTCGTGGCAACCATGAGCCATGAAATCCGCACGCCTATGAACGCGGTAATCGGCATGCTGGAACTGGCCATGAAGAAGGCCGACCAGGGCGTGGTGGACCGCTTTGCCATCGAAGTCGCCTCGGGTGCCGCCCGGGGCATGCTGGACCTGATCGGCGACATCCTGGACATCGCCCGCATCGAGTCAGGCAAGCTGTCGCTGGCGCCGCAGCGGGCCAATCTGTACGAGCTGATCGAGTCGGTGGCGCGAATCTTCGAGGGCCTGGCCCGACAAAAACACCTGCGCCTGCAACGGGACCTGGATCCTGCGATCAACTGTGAGGTGTTGATCGATCCGTTGCGCTTCAAGCAAATCGTGTCGAACCTGCTGAGCAACGCCATCAAGTTCACCGACCAGGGCGCAGTGCGCCTGAGCGTGCGCGGCGAACCGAGCCTTGACGGTGGGCACCTGGGCATTGATGTGCGGGTCGAGGACACCGGCTGCGGTATTTCACCGGAGGACCAGCGGCGCTTGTTCAGCCCCTTTGCCCAAGTCGGCCCTAACCCCCAGTCGGCCCGCAGCGGTTCAGGGTTGGGGTTGGTCATCAGCCGCACCTTGTGCGAAATGATGGGGGGCACCCTGGTCTTGAACAGTGTGCCGGGGCAGGGCACGCAGGTCGAAATCCGCCTCAACCTGCCGCTGCTGGATGCACGGGCGCCCGCGCCTCCCGCGCAAATCGAGGCGCTGCTGCCAGGGCGGGCCCTGAGCATACTGGTGGTCGACGATTACCCGGCCAACCGTTTGTTGTTGTCCCAGCAACTGAGTTACCTGGGCCACCGCGTCCGGGAGGCGGAAAATGGTGTGCAGGGCTTGCACGCCTGGCGCAGCGAACCTTTCGATGTGGTCATCACCGACTGCAACATGCCCTTGATGAGCGGCTATGAGTTGGCCCGCGCCATTCGCGAGGAAGAGAGCGCCAGCAGCTTGCCGCCGGTGGTGATCCTGGGGTTCACGGCCAATGCCCAGCCCGAGGAAAAAGACCGTTGCGCCGAAGCCGGCATGGACGATTGCCTGTTCAAGCCCATCGGCCTGAAGGAACTCAATGAACGCCTGGCTTCGATAAAGCCTGCGTTTATCGACGACATTGATTTGACCAGCCTTGAACAACTGACCGGCGGCGACACGGCCTCTGTCAACCAACTGTTGCAGGCGCTGATCAACAGCAATGCCGACGATGCGGCCCGGCTGCTGCGTTTGTCCGGCCAGCGAGACCTGCTGGGCCTGTCCGACCTGGCGCATCGGATCAAGGGCGGGGCGCGCCTGATCAATGCCCACGCCTTGATTGCCGCATGCGAGGCGCTGGAAAGCGTTTGCCGAGGGGGCGACGGAGCATTGCTCGTCCGGGCTGTAGAGGATCTGCGCCAAGCCATGGATCAACTGGCTGAACGACTGAACACCCACCTGGTGACCGAGCCCGTTCCAGGTCCTACGTCCGGCGACCGGTCGGCATGA
- a CDS encoding response regulator, which translates to MPNKALRILIADKQHTHRIVLERLFNQQGYFRIVPVSDMQELLTLVGYDGDPFDLVVVNAGLANGVLDLHEFIIDNPQIRHAMVYNAPQVGRSSVPVARRSSLHLSHAPLPDRASLQRLMERVDRPASEPLQSWDQALRQGRGG; encoded by the coding sequence ATGCCGAACAAAGCACTACGTATTCTGATTGCCGACAAGCAACACACTCATCGAATCGTGCTGGAACGCCTCTTCAATCAACAGGGCTATTTTCGGATCGTCCCGGTGAGCGACATGCAAGAGCTGTTGACACTGGTGGGGTACGACGGCGACCCGTTCGACCTGGTGGTCGTCAACGCAGGGCTGGCGAACGGGGTGCTGGATTTGCACGAGTTCATTATCGACAACCCGCAGATTCGTCACGCAATGGTCTACAACGCGCCACAAGTGGGGCGCTCGTCGGTTCCGGTTGCGCGCCGGTCCAGTCTGCATTTGAGCCATGCCCCACTGCCTGACCGCGCGTCGCTGCAGCGCCTGATGGAACGGGTCGACCGCCCGGCCAGCGAGCCCCTGCAATCATGGGATCAAGCCTTGCGCCAGGGCCGTGGCGGCTGA
- a CDS encoding response regulator transcription factor, protein MKDVLIVDDHPVIRGALRLICQNEGFTQIRDASGAADARSFIKEGVPDLVILDLVMNGFDGLDLLVWITGQFPDCGVLVFTSQDAQHFCNRCISAGARGFVTKKSDLKELTKAIHALKSGYAYFPQMSVRLDFQQRTEQQALESLSTRELSILRMLAMGMRGKDIAESLFLSPKTVSTYKTRLLEKLGLKSLVGLSEFAKRNHL, encoded by the coding sequence TTGAAAGACGTATTGATCGTGGATGACCACCCTGTCATACGGGGAGCATTGCGGCTCATTTGCCAGAATGAAGGCTTCACTCAGATCCGGGATGCCAGCGGGGCGGCCGATGCCCGGAGCTTCATCAAGGAAGGCGTGCCAGACCTGGTGATCCTGGACCTGGTGATGAACGGTTTCGATGGCCTGGACCTGCTGGTGTGGATCACGGGCCAGTTTCCCGACTGTGGTGTGCTGGTGTTCACGTCCCAGGATGCGCAGCATTTCTGCAACCGCTGCATCTCGGCCGGGGCCAGGGGGTTCGTCACCAAGAAAAGCGACCTGAAGGAACTGACCAAGGCCATTCATGCGTTGAAGTCCGGCTATGCGTATTTCCCACAAATGTCCGTCAGGCTGGATTTTCAACAGCGCACCGAACAGCAAGCCCTGGAAAGTCTTTCCACCCGCGAACTGTCCATCCTGCGCATGCTGGCCATGGGCATGCGCGGCAAGGACATCGCCGAGAGCCTGTTCCTGAGCCCGAAAACCGTCAGCACCTACAAGACTCGCCTGTTGGAGAAGCTTGGGTTGAAGTCATTGGTGGGCCTGTCAGAGTTCGCCAAGCGCAATCATCTATAA
- a CDS encoding pirin family protein, which produces MKNIIGLYTSPQPHWVGDGFPVRTLFSYDNLGKHISPFLLLDHAAPTEFAPTTERRGVGQHPHRGFETVTIVYQGELEHRDSTGSGGKIGPGDVQWMTAASGIIHEEFHSEAFARQGGFMEMVQLWVNLPAKDKMAAAGYQTLLKGDIPTIALKDDAGSLRLIAGHFDGQQGPAKTFTPIDVWDIRLNAGKNLILDLHEGHSTALVVLRGSVLANDRERVEAGQLALFDRAGDQLSLHANNDAVMLLLSGEPIDEPIVGHGPFVMNSEQEIHQAFNDFHSGHFGRMEAKSQPH; this is translated from the coding sequence ATGAAGAACATCATCGGCCTCTACACCAGCCCGCAGCCCCATTGGGTCGGCGACGGCTTCCCGGTTCGCACGCTGTTTTCCTACGACAACCTGGGCAAGCACATCAGCCCGTTTTTGCTGCTGGACCACGCGGCCCCCACCGAATTCGCACCCACCACCGAGCGTCGCGGTGTCGGGCAACACCCGCATCGCGGCTTCGAAACCGTGACCATCGTCTATCAGGGCGAACTGGAACACCGTGACTCCACCGGCAGCGGCGGCAAGATCGGGCCCGGCGACGTGCAGTGGATGACCGCCGCTTCCGGCATCATCCATGAAGAATTTCATTCCGAAGCCTTCGCCCGACAGGGCGGGTTCATGGAAATGGTCCAGCTGTGGGTCAACCTGCCAGCCAAGGATAAAATGGCCGCGGCCGGCTACCAGACGCTGCTCAAGGGCGACATTCCAACTATCGCCCTGAAAGACGATGCCGGCAGTCTGCGCCTGATCGCCGGGCACTTCGACGGCCAGCAAGGCCCAGCGAAAACCTTTACTCCCATCGATGTCTGGGACATCCGCTTGAATGCCGGGAAAAACCTCATCCTCGACCTGCATGAAGGCCACAGCACCGCCCTGGTGGTGCTGCGTGGTTCGGTCCTGGCCAACGACCGCGAGCGGGTCGAGGCCGGGCAACTGGCCCTGTTCGACCGGGCCGGTGACCAGTTGAGCCTGCACGCCAACAACGACGCGGTGATGCTGCTGCTCAGTGGCGAGCCCATCGACGAACCCATCGTCGGTCATGGTCCGTTCGTGATGAACAGCGAGCAGGAAATCCACCAGGCCTTCAATGACTTCCATTCCGGGCATTTTGGGCGGATGGAGGCGAAATCACAGCCACACTGA
- a CDS encoding mechanosensitive ion channel family protein produces MPSLISDHPLLCALALLVLDLLMWRLVSADRIYWKVGGRLVIFSLFSVLLFNEGLNPMEPAQWVEDVPRHLAATGLQIAWWLFAARTLTVMIVAAMMQRVGHTGRLLQDLLGAVIFLIAVIAALAYVLDLPVKGVLATSGAMAIIVGLALQSTLSDVFSGIVLNTTKPYQLDDWISIDGTEGRVTDIDWRATRLQTAQGSMAVIPNSLAAKAKVINFSRPSDVHGLSISVQVSPHVRPQTVIDALERAMIGCRTLLASPAPCVTLKSSGNEGAEYEISGFVASRAQKREVRNQLFDLAFRHLQASGVSLLSGSESAMAKDASRPRALLESSNIFSTLRQDEKETFSQNMSLQTFRAGDLILPAGEVSDHLFIVESGVVSVTLVRNGQPFEAARMGPGEVIGEAGIVSEQATLASFSAKTFCTLYRIENSYLKPCLDARRDINDAMKNLLDVRIHLAQNLTRDVPKPIAKKRFLQWLRSRA; encoded by the coding sequence ATGCCGTCGCTGATTTCCGACCACCCGCTGCTCTGTGCCTTGGCGTTGCTTGTGCTCGACTTACTGATGTGGCGGCTGGTCAGCGCAGATCGGATCTATTGGAAAGTGGGCGGGCGATTGGTGATTTTTTCGCTGTTCAGCGTGCTGCTGTTCAACGAAGGGCTCAACCCCATGGAGCCGGCACAATGGGTCGAAGATGTGCCCCGGCACCTGGCGGCCACCGGTTTGCAGATCGCCTGGTGGTTGTTCGCCGCGCGAACCCTGACGGTGATGATTGTCGCGGCGATGATGCAGCGGGTCGGCCATACCGGGCGCTTATTGCAGGATTTGCTGGGCGCGGTGATTTTCCTGATTGCCGTCATCGCGGCGTTGGCGTATGTGCTGGACCTGCCGGTCAAGGGCGTACTGGCCACGTCCGGCGCGATGGCGATCATCGTCGGCCTGGCCTTGCAGAGCACCCTCAGCGATGTGTTTTCCGGGATCGTGCTCAACACCACCAAGCCCTACCAGCTCGACGACTGGATCTCCATCGACGGCACCGAGGGTCGGGTCACCGACATTGATTGGCGGGCCACCCGGTTGCAGACCGCCCAAGGCAGCATGGCAGTCATTCCCAATTCGCTGGCAGCCAAGGCCAAAGTGATCAACTTCAGCCGGCCCAGCGATGTCCACGGCTTATCCATCAGCGTCCAGGTCAGCCCCCACGTGCGTCCACAAACCGTAATCGACGCGTTGGAGCGAGCGATGATCGGCTGCCGTACCTTGCTCGCCAGTCCGGCACCCTGCGTCACGCTCAAAAGTAGCGGCAATGAGGGCGCGGAATACGAGATCAGCGGGTTCGTCGCCTCCCGCGCCCAGAAGCGCGAGGTGCGTAACCAGTTGTTCGACCTGGCGTTCCGGCACTTGCAAGCATCGGGCGTGAGCCTGTTGTCCGGCAGCGAAAGCGCCATGGCCAAGGACGCATCGCGGCCCCGGGCGTTGCTGGAAAGCTCGAATATTTTCTCCACGTTGCGCCAGGACGAGAAAGAGACCTTCAGCCAGAACATGAGCTTGCAGACGTTCCGTGCCGGCGACCTGATTTTGCCGGCCGGGGAAGTCAGCGATCATTTGTTCATCGTCGAGTCCGGCGTGGTCAGTGTGACGCTTGTACGCAACGGCCAGCCTTTCGAGGCCGCGCGCATGGGGCCGGGGGAGGTGATCGGCGAAGCCGGGATCGTGTCCGAGCAGGCTACCCTGGCAAGCTTCTCGGCCAAGACGTTCTGCACCCTCTATCGTATCGAGAACAGCTATCTCAAACCTTGCCTCGACGCCCGTCGCGACATCAACGATGCCATGAAAAACTTGCTGGACGTGCGCATCCACCTCGCCCAGAACCTGACCCGTGACGTGCCCAAGCCAATCGCCAAGAAGCGCTTCCTGCAATGGCTGCGCAGTCGGGCCTGA
- a CDS encoding carboxymuconolactone decarboxylase family protein, translating to MQPRIDFYTASPEALKAMIALETAVSKLGLEKPLLELVKLRSSQINGCAFCIDMHTADARKDGETERRLYAVTAWREAPFFTPRERAALAWTEALTRLSDTHAPDADFELLNQHFTAKEMVDLTVAINTINGWNRLAVGFRKMPEA from the coding sequence ATGCAACCGCGTATCGATTTCTACACCGCGTCCCCTGAGGCCCTCAAAGCCATGATCGCCCTGGAAACCGCCGTCTCCAAGCTCGGCCTGGAAAAGCCGCTGCTGGAACTGGTCAAGCTGCGCTCCTCGCAGATCAATGGCTGTGCCTTCTGCATCGACATGCACACCGCCGATGCCCGCAAGGACGGCGAGACCGAACGTCGCCTGTACGCCGTGACCGCCTGGCGCGAAGCACCGTTCTTCACCCCGCGTGAACGCGCCGCACTGGCCTGGACCGAAGCGCTGACCCGCTTGAGCGACACCCATGCGCCGGACGCCGACTTTGAACTGCTCAATCAGCATTTCACCGCCAAGGAAATGGTCGACCTCACCGTGGCGATCAACACCATCAACGGCTGGAACCGCCTGGCGGTGGGTTTTCGTAAGATGCCCGAGGCGTGA
- a CDS encoding HPF/RaiA family ribosome-associated protein, translating into MQVQVNSNHIEGSARLQEWVGSTVADALHRFEDQLARVEIHVSDENAQKGGAADKRCQIEARLQGVSPVSVSHKAENLELAVEGAAEKMVHALDHQIGKLNPAVESMGRVTAPVDEAPPEVVDSMLEEDFLENQEARGKE; encoded by the coding sequence ATGCAAGTTCAAGTCAACAGCAACCATATCGAAGGCAGTGCCCGCTTGCAGGAGTGGGTCGGCAGCACGGTGGCGGACGCCCTGCACCGGTTTGAAGATCAACTGGCCCGGGTCGAGATTCATGTCAGTGATGAAAATGCGCAGAAGGGCGGTGCGGCGGACAAGCGTTGCCAGATCGAAGCACGGTTGCAGGGTGTTTCGCCGGTGTCTGTCAGTCACAAGGCTGAAAACCTGGAGCTGGCCGTGGAAGGGGCTGCGGAGAAAATGGTCCACGCGCTCGATCATCAGATCGGCAAGCTCAACCCTGCCGTGGAGTCCATGGGCCGCGTGACCGCTCCCGTGGATGAGGCGCCGCCCGAGGTGGTGGATTCGATGTTGGAGGAAGACTTCCTCGAAAACCAAGAGGCCCGGGGCAAAGAATAA
- a CDS encoding sigma-70 family RNA polymerase sigma factor, whose translation MTSKLPRRPGFLEHYEELIGTWTRRLRNRQQAEDLAHDTFVRVLESNSAEVEQPRAYLHQTARNIAVDGYRREDRRGAMEEVAVDHSQSLSGDPEHFMHAIQLADSIERALAELPANCRTVFVWQKIEGLTQAEIAERLGLSKNMVEKYMIRTLRHLRDRLDGPEQ comes from the coding sequence ATGACCTCCAAGCTGCCCCGCAGACCTGGCTTCCTAGAGCATTACGAAGAGTTGATCGGCACCTGGACCCGTCGCCTGCGCAATCGCCAGCAGGCCGAGGACTTGGCCCATGACACCTTCGTGCGGGTGCTTGAGTCGAATTCGGCGGAGGTCGAACAACCACGGGCCTATCTGCACCAGACCGCGCGCAACATTGCGGTGGATGGCTATCGGCGCGAAGATCGACGGGGGGCCATGGAGGAGGTGGCGGTTGACCATAGCCAGTCGCTGTCGGGCGACCCGGAGCATTTCATGCACGCGATCCAGTTGGCAGACTCCATCGAACGAGCGCTTGCCGAACTGCCGGCCAACTGCCGTACGGTGTTTGTCTGGCAGAAGATCGAAGGCTTGACCCAGGCCGAGATTGCCGAGCGCCTGGGACTGTCCAAGAACATGGTGGAAAAATATATGATCCGCACCCTGCGGCATCTGCGTGATCGCCTGGACGGGCCTGAGCAATGA
- a CDS encoding FecR family protein: MDSRECPCGQDRVRDEAAQWFVRLQAPAMGVEERQRFEAWLDEHANHRDEIQLLQGIWSATDLLPKERLQALCEPPAKRPQRRPLLRYAVAAGLLAVVVGLGLFSGLSSSTDYSGEYATAFGERRHIALPDGSVIDLNSRSRVRVRFAHYQRRVELAEGEALFNVEHDASRPFTVDAGNGQVTVTGTRFDVRRDPDKTRIAVAQGSVKVQGRAARQAQSVSLTAGLGTQIDAQGKVATPYAVNTEALTAWRNGKLVFNDAPLKDVVEEVSRYRAQPLRVANTAVGNLRLTSVFRADDPEALLKALPNILPVAVRSLDDGSQEIIAR; the protein is encoded by the coding sequence ATGGACAGCCGTGAATGCCCGTGCGGGCAGGACAGGGTTCGCGACGAGGCGGCGCAGTGGTTCGTGCGCTTGCAAGCGCCGGCCATGGGTGTCGAAGAGCGCCAGCGGTTTGAAGCCTGGCTGGACGAACACGCCAATCACCGCGATGAAATTCAATTGCTCCAGGGGATCTGGAGCGCCACGGACCTGCTGCCCAAGGAACGCCTGCAAGCGTTGTGCGAGCCACCGGCCAAACGTCCTCAGCGCCGGCCATTGTTACGCTACGCGGTCGCCGCCGGGCTGCTGGCGGTGGTGGTCGGGTTGGGGTTGTTCAGCGGCTTGAGTTCCTCCACCGACTACAGCGGCGAATATGCCACCGCCTTCGGCGAGCGCCGGCACATTGCATTGCCGGACGGTTCGGTGATCGACCTCAACAGCCGCAGCCGGGTGCGCGTTCGATTCGCCCACTATCAGCGCCGGGTGGAACTGGCCGAAGGCGAGGCGTTGTTCAACGTCGAGCACGATGCCAGTCGGCCATTCACTGTCGACGCGGGCAACGGCCAGGTGACAGTGACCGGCACGCGCTTCGATGTGCGCCGTGATCCCGACAAGACCCGTATCGCGGTGGCGCAGGGCAGCGTCAAGGTCCAGGGACGCGCCGCGCGCCAGGCTCAATCGGTCAGCCTGACTGCGGGCCTCGGTACCCAGATCGATGCTCAGGGCAAAGTCGCCACACCCTATGCGGTAAACACCGAGGCGCTCACTGCCTGGCGCAACGGCAAGCTGGTGTTCAACGACGCGCCGCTGAAGGACGTGGTTGAAGAAGTTTCCCGTTATCGCGCCCAGCCCTTGCGAGTCGCCAACACGGCGGTGGGCAACTTGCGCCTGACCAGCGTGTTCCGCGCCGACGATCCCGAGGCGCTGCTCAAGGCGCTACCGAACATTTTGCCGGTGGCGGTGCGGTCCCTGGATGACGGCAGCCAGGAAATAATTGCGCGATAG